A genomic stretch from Mycobacterium paraterrae includes:
- a CDS encoding RNA 2'-phosphotransferase, with protein MTDELKVDPVALHNGSNDMLDSVGEAALSFVDHEDALADAAPGWIGSSQEALGELAAHWEARHGHHKLQVGNLGTHVAEAMLRYVNNEDEAARSLRSLAE; from the coding sequence GTGACGGACGAGTTGAAAGTCGATCCCGTCGCCCTACACAACGGCAGTAACGACATGCTGGACTCGGTCGGCGAGGCCGCCTTGAGCTTCGTCGATCACGAGGATGCGTTGGCGGACGCCGCACCCGGCTGGATCGGCTCGTCACAAGAGGCGTTAGGTGAGTTGGCGGCGCACTGGGAGGCGCGGCACGGACACCACAAACTGCAGGTCGGCAACCTCGGGACGCATGTCGCCGAGGCGATGCTCCGCTACGTGAACAACGAGGACGAGGCAGCTCGATCACTGCGGTCGCTGGCGGAGTAA
- a CDS encoding glycohydrolase toxin TNT-related protein (This protein contains a domain related to Tuberculosis Necrotizing Toxin, which is the C-terminal effector domain of outer membrane channel protein CpnT, and which has a lethal NAD+-glycohydrolase activity.): MAPLTPADVKRWDADAIHAVFQTATNRAATLQTLGDSLQQVHNNLSEWHGEAGDAFRADIGKTRRDIEADGQESRQVAGAVSRAEADVRAVKSELDGIEQTAESYGFSITPDWRIDAGVGAIGFDEVTLVAEEQLLQEQLDACKQHAHNADQELANAVRAAVGEPPTSAGAPGAGAPAPGSTAGATSGKPKTWQDMLLPGGPASPEPGADPTKGPPVPAGAGGPPSLQDLMLGRGQPADQKPPPGDPLGMLSQLKPPVVPPQRLNPADIESFKALARKSMIADGVPPDQIESRLNDVVARTQQWMDAGMPHYEAPQPPKPPPPGFGEGFGDRWNSSITGIQDLVGANGLDKMGDAWSGMAKGLGQKAEEALVFGPAAPFVDAVGEVKSFADNPSYYLGERAADGALSAPAMMFGGTGAAVEAGLPAQVVTEGGAPLAVMRGWDPLGGMSWDDFATHFGTPETRAWPGNDGFPAGYELQPAHLPEGTIIDRFGSEYGRYLAPDGTPFADRALPPESSGGDYNRYMVTGKGLPPGWQIVEGPVEPFYGQTPSPGTLQYMIQGPEGVTPTVQELVRLGILDNYGPRLGR, from the coding sequence GTGGCGCCGCTGACCCCGGCCGACGTCAAGCGCTGGGATGCCGACGCGATTCACGCGGTGTTCCAGACCGCCACCAACCGGGCTGCAACGTTGCAGACCCTGGGTGACAGCCTGCAGCAGGTCCACAACAATCTCAGCGAATGGCACGGTGAAGCGGGAGACGCTTTTCGCGCCGACATCGGCAAGACGCGCCGCGACATCGAAGCGGACGGGCAGGAATCCAGGCAGGTAGCCGGGGCGGTGTCGCGCGCGGAAGCCGATGTGCGGGCGGTCAAGTCGGAGCTCGATGGAATCGAGCAGACCGCGGAAAGTTATGGCTTCTCGATTACCCCGGACTGGCGAATCGACGCCGGCGTGGGTGCGATCGGTTTTGACGAGGTGACCCTGGTCGCCGAAGAACAGTTGCTGCAAGAGCAGCTCGACGCCTGTAAGCAGCACGCGCACAACGCCGATCAGGAACTAGCGAATGCCGTGCGCGCAGCCGTCGGGGAGCCTCCGACGAGTGCTGGTGCACCTGGGGCGGGGGCCCCTGCTCCGGGCTCAACAGCTGGCGCCACCAGCGGTAAGCCAAAGACCTGGCAGGACATGCTCTTACCAGGTGGGCCGGCGAGTCCCGAGCCGGGCGCCGACCCCACGAAGGGGCCGCCGGTTCCTGCCGGCGCCGGGGGACCACCGTCGTTGCAGGACCTGATGCTTGGGCGGGGCCAACCGGCTGACCAGAAGCCGCCGCCTGGGGATCCGCTGGGCATGCTGAGCCAACTCAAGCCACCGGTTGTGCCACCGCAGCGACTGAACCCGGCGGATATCGAGAGCTTCAAGGCGTTGGCGCGGAAAAGCATGATCGCCGACGGTGTACCACCGGATCAAATCGAATCCAGATTGAACGACGTTGTCGCCCGCACCCAGCAGTGGATGGACGCTGGCATGCCGCACTACGAGGCGCCGCAGCCGCCGAAGCCGCCGCCGCCCGGGTTTGGCGAGGGATTCGGTGACAGATGGAATTCCTCCATCACCGGTATTCAGGACCTCGTCGGGGCAAACGGGCTCGACAAGATGGGCGACGCCTGGAGCGGCATGGCTAAAGGGCTCGGTCAGAAGGCGGAGGAAGCCCTGGTATTCGGCCCTGCCGCTCCTTTTGTTGACGCGGTGGGTGAGGTCAAGAGTTTCGCGGACAACCCGTCGTACTACCTCGGTGAGAGAGCCGCGGATGGCGCCCTTTCCGCCCCAGCGATGATGTTCGGCGGAACAGGAGCGGCTGTCGAGGCCGGTCTTCCCGCCCAAGTTGTGACTGAAGGCGGTGCGCCCCTGGCCGTTATGCGAGGTTGGGATCCGTTAGGCGGAATGTCGTGGGACGACTTCGCGACGCACTTCGGCACCCCTGAGACTCGTGCGTGGCCAGGCAATGACGGTTTTCCGGCGGGCTACGAACTGCAACCCGCCCATCTGCCCGAAGGCACAATCATTGACCGGTTCGGTTCCGAGTACGGCCGCTACCTCGCGCCCGACGGCACGCCGTTCGCTGATCGCGCATTGCCTCCCGAATCATCGGGAGGAGACTACAACCGATACATGGTCACAGGAAAAGGATTGCCCCCAGGCTGGCAAATCGTCGAGGGCCCTGTGGAACCATTCTATGGCCAGACACCGTCGCCAGGAACGCTGCAATATATGATCCAAGGGCCCGAGGGCGTTACACCAACCGTGCAAGAACTTGTCAGACTAGGAATTTTGGATAACTATGGACCCCGCCTCGGACGGTAA
- a CDS encoding Imm63 family immunity protein gives MRVGLRTSDGLNIYVAEDGSYHYSFYERGRLSFDRSGSLDDVLYWYCQGVISSQAAKKFGDRADRFRYEYDVLSQLNTAWAKRNVRETAAMFRKYGQPEDISLLPEIGEPL, from the coding sequence ATTCGAGTCGGTCTGCGGACAAGTGACGGACTTAACATTTATGTTGCTGAGGACGGTTCTTACCATTACTCGTTCTACGAGCGAGGACGTCTCAGCTTCGACCGGTCAGGCAGCCTTGATGACGTTCTGTACTGGTATTGCCAGGGTGTAATTTCGAGTCAAGCCGCAAAGAAGTTCGGCGATCGTGCCGACCGTTTTAGGTACGAATACGATGTGCTTAGCCAGCTGAATACTGCCTGGGCCAAGAGAAATGTTCGAGAGACCGCAGCGATGTTTCGGAAGTATGGCCAACCAGAAGACATCTCCCTGCTGCCCGAAATCGGAGAACCACTCTAA
- a CDS encoding SdpI family protein, with amino-acid sequence MIVSGRCMPVLYPDRAVLQPPPQFAQYGGAMEPRQVVATFMAVTFALLAFLIVAVDWAAANGRLKRNQWVGIRLPSTMRSDRAWLAGHQAALRLMPLHLLTGVGLLLAVLSAPTIEAVNVIGIVGAAVFVVVALITGIAAGRAAKAVEE; translated from the coding sequence ATGATCGTGTCGGGCCGCTGCATGCCGGTCCTGTACCCAGATCGGGCGGTGTTGCAACCGCCACCGCAGTTTGCTCAGTACGGTGGAGCGATGGAGCCACGCCAGGTCGTTGCGACCTTCATGGCCGTCACGTTCGCGTTGCTGGCCTTCCTGATCGTCGCCGTCGATTGGGCTGCCGCTAACGGTCGCCTCAAGCGCAATCAATGGGTGGGGATTCGCCTGCCGTCGACCATGCGCAGCGACCGCGCCTGGCTCGCCGGCCACCAAGCCGCCTTGCGGTTGATGCCGCTGCACTTGCTCACCGGCGTCGGATTGTTGCTGGCTGTCTTGAGCGCGCCGACCATCGAGGCTGTGAATGTCATCGGCATCGTTGGCGCCGCTGTCTTCGTCGTCGTTGCGTTAATTACCGGAATTGCGGCTGGCAGGGCAGCGAAAGCGGTGGAGGAATAG
- a CDS encoding N-acetylglutaminylglutamine amidotransferase — protein MCGATGEVRLDGRAPDLAAVAAMTAVMTPRGPDSAGAWSQGRVALGHRRLKIIDLTEAGAQPMVDSDLGLTIAWNGCIYNYKQLRTELQGYGYRFFSTSDTEVLLKAYHRWGDDFVSHLMGMFAFAIVERDSGRVLLGRDRLGIKPLYITEDSHRVRFASSLPALLAGGGVDTRIDHVALHHYMTFHSVVPAPATILRGVRKIPPGSLLAIEPDGRRVASTYWLPDFTRHEDRAGWSERDWEDAVLSSLRTAVERRLVADVPVGCLLSGGVDSSLIVGLLAEAGQHGLSTFSIGFESAGDIKGDEFQYSDIVAKRFDTDHHQIRIGTERMLPALDGAIGAMSEPMVSHDCVAFYLLSQEVAKHVKVVQSGQGADEVFAGYHWYPPMGEPAAATLEGAVNQYRGAFFDRDEAGLAALLAGGYLAQGDPSLRFVTEHFAQAGAETGIDRALRLDTMVMLVDDPVKRVDNMTMAWGLEGRVPFLDHELVELAATCPPELKVAHGGKGVLKQAARRVIPSEVIDRPKGYFPVPALTHLEGPYLDMVRDALFSPVAKERGLFDTGAVDALLADPNGRLTPLRGNELWQIALLELWLQRHGVTGPAA, from the coding sequence GTGTGTGGAGCCACCGGTGAGGTGCGACTTGATGGTCGGGCACCAGACTTAGCGGCGGTGGCGGCGATGACCGCCGTCATGACGCCGCGCGGCCCCGACAGCGCGGGGGCCTGGTCACAGGGTCGAGTTGCACTTGGTCACCGCCGATTGAAAATCATCGACCTGACCGAGGCGGGCGCTCAGCCCATGGTCGACTCGGACCTGGGCCTGACCATCGCCTGGAACGGTTGCATCTACAACTACAAGCAGTTGCGCACCGAGCTGCAGGGCTACGGCTACCGATTCTTCTCGACCAGCGACACCGAGGTTCTTCTCAAGGCCTACCACCGCTGGGGCGACGACTTTGTCAGCCACCTGATGGGGATGTTCGCCTTCGCCATCGTCGAACGCGACAGCGGCCGTGTCCTGCTCGGCCGCGACCGGCTTGGCATCAAGCCCCTCTACATCACTGAGGACAGCCACCGCGTTCGATTCGCCTCATCGCTGCCGGCGCTACTGGCCGGCGGCGGTGTCGACACCCGCATCGACCATGTCGCGCTGCACCACTACATGACGTTCCACTCGGTCGTGCCGGCGCCGGCCACCATCCTGCGGGGCGTGCGCAAAATCCCGCCGGGGTCGCTGCTTGCCATCGAACCGGACGGACGTCGGGTCGCGAGCACGTATTGGCTGCCCGACTTCACCCGGCACGAGGACCGCGCGGGCTGGTCTGAACGTGACTGGGAAGACGCCGTGCTGTCGTCGCTTCGTACCGCGGTCGAGCGCCGACTGGTCGCCGACGTGCCGGTCGGTTGCCTGCTTTCCGGTGGAGTCGACTCCAGCCTCATCGTCGGCCTGCTCGCCGAGGCCGGCCAGCACGGCCTGTCGACGTTCTCCATCGGCTTCGAGTCGGCCGGCGACATCAAGGGCGACGAGTTCCAGTACTCCGACATCGTGGCCAAGCGCTTCGACACCGACCACCATCAAATCCGGATCGGCACCGAGCGCATGCTGCCCGCGCTCGACGGCGCTATCGGCGCCATGAGCGAACCGATGGTCAGCCACGACTGCGTTGCGTTCTACTTGCTCAGCCAGGAAGTTGCGAAGCACGTCAAGGTCGTCCAGTCCGGGCAGGGCGCCGACGAAGTCTTCGCCGGCTACCACTGGTACCCGCCGATGGGCGAACCGGCCGCCGCCACCTTGGAGGGTGCGGTCAACCAATACCGCGGTGCCTTCTTCGATCGCGACGAGGCAGGTTTGGCCGCATTGCTCGCCGGGGGTTACCTCGCCCAGGGCGATCCCAGCTTGCGCTTCGTCACTGAGCATTTCGCCCAGGCCGGTGCCGAGACAGGCATCGATCGCGCACTGCGGCTCGACACGATGGTGATGTTGGTCGACGATCCAGTCAAGCGGGTCGACAACATGACGATGGCGTGGGGTCTCGAGGGCAGGGTTCCGTTCCTCGACCACGAACTGGTCGAGTTGGCGGCAACCTGCCCACCGGAACTGAAAGTGGCGCACGGCGGCAAAGGTGTGCTGAAACAGGCTGCGCGCCGGGTCATTCCGTCTGAAGTCATCGACCGGCCGAAGGGTTATTTCCCGGTGCCCGCGTTGACGCACCTCGAAGGCCCGTACCTGGACATGGTCCGTGACGCGCTCTTCTCTCCGGTCGCCAAGGAGCGAGGGTTATTCGATACTGGAGCGGTGGACGCTCTGTTGGCCGATCCCAACGGTCGGCTCACCCCGCTGCGCGGAAACGAACTCTGGCAGATCGCTCTGCTCGAGCTGTGGTTACAACGTCATGGTGTGACCGGGCCGGCAGCATGA
- the ngg gene encoding N-acetylglutaminylglutamine synthetase — translation MTSIGPSADHPEAITLGLHDASPPHLVDAMSKDVELELGWGRLLFGQTFADADTLADALRREAPGRRDICIYAREPQIVVAGAPSELFIDPSHTYRLRFTDDSEDDPNSSLPVGVTVRPIKDTSDADAMNRVFVRCGMVPSPVDVIWRNNLEEPAVTYLLAVRDDDGAVVGTVTGVDHEVLFKDPEHGSSLWTLAVDPGAGIPGIGIALTKQLAAHFRRAGRSYMDLSVTHENTAAIRLYEKLGFRRVPVLVIKRKNAINQPLFSPPPETVDDLNPYARIIADEALRRGIWVEVLDAETGEMRLSHGGRSVVTRESLSEFTSAIAMCRCDDKRLTRRLVSDAGIVVPRARLATFDDEDYAFLKEVGEVVVKPTKGEQGKGITVGVTAENGPDDLTAAIALAREQFREVLIEQRVVGDDLRLVVIDGRVVAAALRLPPEVIGTGEHSVRDLILAESRRRSAATGGESKIPLDAVTEATVIEGGWQLDDVLPQGNRLRVRHTANLHQGGTIHDVTPEVNPELCRVAVTAAEAIGIPVTGIDLLVPDVAGEEYTFIEANERPGLANHEPQPTAAAFVDFLFPGQPGQPLAWTPDESPRVPDDSVVR, via the coding sequence ATGACTTCCATCGGTCCATCGGCGGACCACCCCGAGGCGATCACGCTCGGGTTGCACGACGCGTCACCGCCGCACTTGGTTGACGCCATGTCGAAGGACGTGGAGCTCGAATTGGGCTGGGGCAGGCTCCTTTTCGGTCAGACGTTCGCCGACGCCGACACGCTGGCTGACGCGCTCCGGCGGGAAGCGCCTGGGCGGCGCGACATTTGCATCTACGCCCGTGAGCCCCAGATCGTCGTAGCCGGAGCACCTTCCGAGCTTTTCATCGACCCGAGCCACACCTATCGGCTGCGATTCACCGACGACTCCGAAGACGACCCGAACTCCTCACTGCCGGTCGGTGTCACCGTCCGACCGATCAAAGACACGTCCGACGCCGACGCAATGAACCGGGTCTTCGTCAGGTGCGGCATGGTTCCCTCGCCGGTGGACGTCATCTGGCGCAACAATCTCGAAGAGCCGGCCGTCACCTATCTGCTCGCAGTGCGTGACGACGACGGAGCTGTGGTGGGAACGGTCACCGGAGTCGACCACGAAGTGCTGTTCAAAGATCCAGAGCATGGCTCGAGTTTGTGGACGCTGGCGGTAGATCCGGGCGCCGGAATCCCCGGCATCGGCATCGCACTGACCAAGCAACTGGCTGCGCACTTCCGCCGCGCCGGCCGCTCTTACATGGATCTGTCGGTGACCCACGAGAACACGGCCGCGATCCGACTCTACGAGAAGCTGGGATTCCGCCGGGTCCCGGTTCTGGTCATCAAGCGCAAGAACGCGATAAACCAGCCGTTGTTCAGTCCGCCGCCCGAGACTGTCGACGATCTCAACCCGTACGCGCGCATCATCGCCGACGAAGCGTTGCGTCGCGGCATCTGGGTGGAGGTGCTCGACGCCGAGACCGGCGAGATGCGTCTGAGCCACGGCGGTCGTAGCGTTGTTACCCGAGAGTCGTTGTCGGAGTTCACCTCTGCCATTGCCATGTGCCGGTGTGACGACAAACGACTGACCCGACGGCTGGTGTCAGATGCGGGCATCGTCGTGCCGCGCGCCCGCCTGGCGACGTTCGACGACGAAGACTACGCATTTCTCAAAGAAGTGGGCGAGGTTGTCGTCAAGCCGACAAAGGGAGAGCAAGGCAAGGGCATCACGGTCGGTGTGACCGCGGAGAACGGACCAGATGACCTCACCGCGGCAATCGCGTTGGCCCGCGAGCAGTTTCGCGAGGTGTTGATCGAGCAGCGGGTGGTCGGCGACGACTTGCGACTCGTGGTGATCGACGGCCGGGTGGTGGCTGCGGCGTTGCGGCTGCCGCCCGAGGTGATCGGCACCGGCGAACACAGCGTGCGCGACTTGATCCTGGCAGAGAGTCGGCGGCGTTCCGCGGCAACCGGCGGCGAGTCGAAAATCCCGCTGGACGCCGTCACCGAGGCGACGGTCATCGAGGGTGGCTGGCAACTGGATGACGTATTGCCGCAGGGCAACCGGCTGCGTGTCCGGCACACCGCCAACCTGCATCAGGGTGGCACCATTCACGACGTCACGCCTGAGGTGAATCCCGAGCTGTGCCGGGTCGCGGTGACGGCTGCGGAGGCGATCGGTATCCCGGTGACGGGCATCGACTTACTGGTGCCGGATGTCGCCGGCGAGGAGTACACGTTCATCGAGGCCAACGAGCGGCCGGGCCTGGCCAATCATGAACCGCAGCCCACCGCAGCGGCTTTCGTCGATTTCCTGTTTCCCGGGCAGCCTGGTCAACCGTTGGCCTGGACGCCTGACGAGTCGCCGCGGGTCCCCGACGATTCAGTCGTCCGATAA
- a CDS encoding PrsW family intramembrane metalloprotease — MTTIAELDRARDVALDVSGWGRRFVFYQPRNFAFWGYVALVGIGVLTFFSTLAREYNAYGEAIGLAVTSFAVYATLFWWFTDRIDHYAKLPHKLMVVAFLWGGFAATGAMAANANDALLALYGKNFGQVWALNWGAGLAAPFTEELAKGSGLLLLIALAQRHVRTAFDGFILGAFIGLGFQIIEDITYAMTSAGTQFGANQIGASVGTIILRMLTGVAAHILYSAIFCAGVVYLLGRPGEPRKIGRGLILIAIPMLLHGTWDSVSAIAGQNALLLIGLLIGTIIVALIIVARVYKLTVAREREFVRAVMAPEQARDVITLVELDAMAGNRKARKVYRKAGRNRGERRRARYILNAAYALADELAAARGADTDRVRFARSEVARIRAGLPSPW, encoded by the coding sequence ATGACGACGATCGCCGAACTCGACCGCGCGCGCGACGTCGCCCTCGACGTCTCCGGCTGGGGCCGCCGGTTCGTGTTCTACCAGCCGCGCAACTTCGCCTTCTGGGGATACGTGGCGTTGGTCGGCATCGGCGTCCTCACCTTCTTTTCCACGCTGGCGCGTGAATACAACGCCTACGGCGAGGCGATCGGATTGGCGGTGACGTCGTTCGCGGTGTACGCGACGTTGTTCTGGTGGTTCACCGATCGGATCGACCACTACGCCAAACTTCCCCACAAGCTGATGGTCGTCGCGTTTCTGTGGGGTGGCTTCGCCGCCACCGGGGCGATGGCTGCCAACGCCAACGATGCACTGTTGGCCCTGTACGGCAAGAACTTCGGTCAAGTGTGGGCGCTGAACTGGGGAGCCGGTCTGGCTGCGCCTTTCACCGAGGAGCTGGCCAAGGGGTCGGGACTGCTGCTGCTCATCGCCCTTGCCCAGCGGCACGTGCGCACCGCCTTCGACGGGTTCATCCTCGGCGCGTTCATCGGTCTCGGATTCCAGATCATCGAAGACATCACCTACGCGATGACGTCGGCCGGAACTCAGTTCGGCGCCAACCAGATTGGCGCATCGGTGGGCACCATCATCTTGCGCATGCTCACCGGGGTGGCCGCGCACATCCTCTACAGCGCCATCTTCTGCGCCGGTGTGGTGTACCTGCTAGGCCGCCCGGGCGAGCCACGCAAGATCGGTCGCGGCCTGATCCTGATCGCGATTCCCATGCTGCTGCACGGGACCTGGGATTCGGTGTCCGCTATCGCCGGCCAGAATGCCTTGCTGCTGATCGGACTTTTGATCGGCACGATCATCGTCGCTTTGATCATTGTCGCGCGGGTTTACAAGCTGACCGTTGCCCGAGAACGCGAATTCGTCCGCGCCGTGATGGCGCCCGAGCAGGCTCGTGACGTCATCACACTCGTCGAGTTGGATGCGATGGCCGGTAACCGCAAGGCGCGCAAGGTGTATCGCAAAGCCGGGCGCAACCGTGGGGAGCGACGGCGGGCCCGCTACATCCTCAACGCTGCCTACGCGCTGGCCGACGAGCTGGCCGCCGCCCGAGGAGCCGACACCGACCGGGTACGGTTCGCGCGTTCGGAGGTCGCTCGCATCCGCGCGGGCTTACCATCGCCCTGGTGA
- a CDS encoding DUF4267 domain-containing protein, with protein MTIDRAALAVGSIRLASGLSFLVDPLRANRVWGDPDEPSPTAQLLLRSMGYRDALIGALLAASALRGRNTRGWFLASAGADAADLLGGLSVHQQMKRSQQLIGLSGAAVGVGTGLWGAVRRTPKTTPAPPDD; from the coding sequence ATGACGATCGACCGTGCTGCGTTGGCGGTGGGCAGCATCCGGCTTGCCTCTGGCCTCTCGTTTCTCGTCGACCCGCTGCGGGCCAACCGTGTGTGGGGCGACCCGGACGAACCGTCACCGACCGCGCAGCTGTTGCTGCGATCGATGGGTTACCGCGACGCGCTGATCGGCGCGCTACTCGCCGCATCCGCGCTGCGCGGCCGCAACACCCGCGGGTGGTTTCTGGCCTCCGCCGGTGCGGACGCTGCCGATCTGCTGGGCGGCCTGAGCGTGCATCAACAGATGAAGCGCTCACAACAGTTGATCGGCTTGAGCGGCGCCGCGGTGGGCGTTGGCACCGGACTTTGGGGCGCGGTGCGTCGCACCCCGAAGACGACGCCCGCACCGCCCGACGACTGA
- a CDS encoding quinone oxidoreductase family protein — MRALRFSEFGEPGVLRLEDVPAPEVTAEEAVVRVESASVNPSDVKNVAGAMDWTVLPRTPGRDFAGVVVSGPAEWEGVAVWGTGGDTGFSRDGSHAQLISVPVAALAPKPARLSFDEAATVGVNFVTAWYGLIETAQLVAGETVAVFGITGGVGGAVAQIAHAHDGKVIGLGRRPPRPDTPAAAVLDHFVAYDPAVDVGAEIKRLTDGKGAQIVYDAVGGATTPSALAGLARRGRLVVISAIGSPIVEVNIRALYRNESRVLGVDSGKLSMIDSARRLERMAPYFESGQFRPLPIAATYSLDKAQAAYQAVADNAGGRVVIRP, encoded by the coding sequence ATGCGGGCTTTGCGTTTCAGCGAATTCGGTGAGCCCGGGGTGCTGCGCCTCGAAGACGTCCCGGCCCCTGAGGTAACCGCCGAGGAAGCGGTGGTTCGTGTCGAGTCGGCGTCGGTCAATCCGTCGGATGTGAAAAACGTTGCCGGTGCCATGGATTGGACGGTATTGCCGCGTACCCCCGGTCGCGATTTCGCAGGCGTTGTGGTCAGCGGGCCTGCCGAATGGGAGGGCGTCGCGGTGTGGGGGACCGGAGGAGACACCGGCTTCAGTCGCGACGGTTCACACGCCCAGCTCATCTCGGTCCCGGTGGCCGCTCTTGCGCCCAAGCCGGCCCGGCTGAGTTTCGACGAAGCCGCGACCGTCGGCGTCAATTTCGTCACCGCGTGGTACGGGCTGATCGAAACCGCACAATTGGTTGCCGGCGAGACTGTCGCCGTGTTCGGGATAACGGGCGGCGTCGGGGGAGCGGTCGCGCAGATCGCACATGCCCATGACGGCAAAGTCATTGGGCTGGGCCGCCGTCCACCCAGACCCGATACTCCGGCCGCAGCCGTGCTCGACCACTTCGTCGCGTACGATCCCGCCGTCGACGTCGGCGCTGAAATCAAGCGGCTGACCGACGGCAAGGGCGCCCAGATCGTCTACGACGCTGTAGGTGGCGCAACGACGCCCTCAGCACTTGCCGGGCTGGCGCGGCGGGGAAGGCTGGTAGTGATCAGCGCGATCGGCTCACCGATCGTGGAGGTCAACATTCGCGCCCTGTACCGCAACGAAAGTCGTGTGCTCGGCGTCGACAGCGGAAAGTTGAGCATGATCGACTCGGCGCGACGTCTCGAGCGGATGGCGCCGTACTTCGAGTCGGGGCAGTTTCGCCCGCTTCCCATTGCCGCCACCTATTCGCTCGATAAGGCGCAGGCGGCGTATCAAGCCGTCGCTGACAACGCCGGCGGCCGTGTCGTGATCCGGCCTTGA
- a CDS encoding dioxygenase, which translates to MSSNLTEQTLTAAVQRTFDDSTDPRFGEVLQCLVEHLHAFAREVRLTGEEWFAAMDFVERVGKASTPTRQEVVLLSDILGLSMLLDKINQHTGSSATDSALLGPFYVEGRPTADNGSDISAGVSGTPMFVTGRVVDERGQPVAGARVDTWHSDGKGYYDVQQTEQLHDQFAMRALLTTDHDGRFWYRSITPRYYPVPTDGPCGEILRAANRSPMRPQHVHFWFTAEGYQPLITQLFWRDDPYIGRDAVFADQDSLMADFVRHEPGIAPDGATVDEPFVTLDWTFTLAAE; encoded by the coding sequence ATGTCGTCCAACCTGACCGAGCAAACGCTCACCGCGGCCGTGCAGCGGACCTTCGACGACTCGACCGACCCGCGATTCGGCGAAGTGCTCCAGTGCTTGGTCGAGCACCTACACGCGTTTGCCCGCGAAGTGCGCCTGACCGGTGAAGAGTGGTTCGCCGCAATGGATTTCGTCGAACGCGTGGGTAAGGCTTCCACGCCGACTCGCCAAGAGGTCGTGCTGCTCTCCGACATCCTGGGCCTGAGCATGTTGCTGGACAAGATCAATCAGCACACCGGATCGTCGGCGACCGACTCCGCTCTGCTCGGCCCGTTCTACGTCGAGGGGCGTCCCACCGCCGACAACGGCTCCGACATTTCCGCCGGCGTCTCCGGCACGCCAATGTTCGTCACCGGCAGGGTCGTCGACGAGCGTGGCCAGCCGGTCGCGGGTGCACGGGTAGACACCTGGCACAGCGACGGTAAGGGCTACTACGACGTTCAGCAAACCGAGCAGTTGCACGATCAATTCGCGATGCGAGCACTGCTGACCACCGACCACGACGGGCGGTTCTGGTACCGGTCCATCACGCCGCGCTACTACCCGGTGCCGACTGACGGCCCGTGTGGGGAGATCCTGCGGGCGGCGAATCGTTCGCCCATGCGTCCGCAGCATGTGCACTTCTGGTTCACCGCCGAGGGCTATCAGCCGCTGATCACTCAACTGTTCTGGCGCGACGACCCCTACATCGGCCGCGATGCCGTATTCGCCGACCAAGACTCACTGATGGCGGACTTCGTGCGGCACGAGCCCGGAATCGCCCCGGACGGAGCAACGGTCGACGAACCGTTCGTCACCCTGGACTGGACGTTTACACTGGCCGCCGAATAG
- a CDS encoding carboxymuconolactone decarboxylase family protein, translating into MSRIPLVAVEEQPDAIREFMARRGELNVFRMLANAPDVFAGWTQMLDELLESPTFTPRARELVILRVARLQNSRYELDRHIDVARRAGLTEQQISAIVETDDFDDADFDDTERAALDTVTELCTTRRLGDQLFAKAHNIFGDEGIAELLMLVGCYYGLALVVNAVDVEVDGR; encoded by the coding sequence ATGTCACGCATACCGCTGGTCGCCGTCGAGGAGCAACCCGACGCCATCCGTGAATTCATGGCGCGTCGAGGCGAGCTCAACGTGTTCCGGATGCTGGCTAACGCCCCGGACGTGTTCGCCGGGTGGACGCAGATGCTTGACGAGTTGCTCGAGAGCCCGACGTTCACCCCTCGCGCGCGGGAACTCGTCATATTGCGGGTCGCTCGGCTGCAGAACTCGCGCTACGAACTCGACCGGCACATTGATGTCGCCCGCCGCGCCGGTCTGACCGAGCAACAGATCAGCGCAATCGTCGAAACCGATGACTTCGACGACGCCGATTTCGACGACACCGAGCGCGCAGCGCTCGACACGGTCACCGAGCTCTGTACCACCCGCAGACTAGGCGATCAGTTGTTTGCCAAAGCGCACAACATCTTTGGTGACGAGGGCATCGCCGAACTCCTGATGCTCGTCGGCTGCTACTACGGGCTGGCGCTGGTAGTCAACGCGGTCGACGTGGAGGTCGACGGCCGATGA